The DNA sequence TTAAGTgggcatgttttaaaaaaatgcgcATTCTGGGAAACCCTAAGAACATCTTGACATGGGAAATGTTAGAAGGCAAATACTGTGGACTGGAGAAGAAGTTGATGAAGAGGTTGCCTGGTTCCCTGTTCACACAAAAAATAGAATTGACTATGAGTAACAACTGCTGTATATTGGGGGCTATacacacactgggcaaattttccatAGTGTAGTAATCCAAAATGACCAATCAGTgaattactttaatatatattataatatataattattatactgGGGCAAGTGGTGGGCATGTAGGCATGGTCAACCTTTCTCAACAAATGCTGCACTAAATCCTTTCTTACTCCCCAAAAACCTCTGGACTGCAAGTTAAATGTTCAGGCTCTTGAGCAGAGGATCATGAAGCTGCAGCTACATCTATCCCACTGACTCAGAAACCTtctaaaaaccctcaaatgtgtTGCTCACCTTGCAATTAACTTTTAGAAgctgtagagattgatattctgagacaaatggtgattggtatttttttatttgtgtttttttaattatatagctTGTTGTTCAGCAGTtatttggttgctagagtccaatttaacctagcaaccaggcagtggtttgaaagaaaaaaagcaatatgaataggagagcctaaataaaaaagtaaaaaaaataacaataacattttagccttacaatacaatagttttatttatttttttgctttggggttagtaacccccatttaaaagctggaaacagtctaAAAAGGaaagctaataattcaaaaactatacaaataaaaaatgaaaaccaattaaaaagttgcaaagaagagattagtctataacatactaaaagctacccCTTTaacagctaaaaacaaatgctcttgtgGGGTAAGGTATAATTGTTTGCTTATGTACAACACTATAAAAATCCCagatttattttactgtatatacatattctattttacatactgtatatgcttgtACATACTTATCCATATACATTCAGTATGAGTGTTTTTAAGGCATATTTTGCAAGGTCTTGCACACAATCATTTCTAATATGTTGGTGCCTTTCATATTTGGCCATCTTGTTTGaacttttcattttaattgtGCTTAGGTTACAATGAATTCCAGGAAGAGATTTATTCAGAGGAGAATAATTTTGATGGAGACTCTAGGTACAATGGCTATGAGTCTGGAGATGATGATTTAGCTACAGCTACAGATGTTCCTTCATATTCTGGCTACGACCCTGACCCTCAGCTGGTGACCGAGGAGTCAAGACCATATCCATCTCCGACAGAATCCTTTTTTGCAGCAAGGGATGTAACTACAATTACAACAAGGCTTCCATACCCCAGACCAACCACTCCAAGTGAGAATCAGGACATTATACAGGCTCCAGATATTTCCTACAGTGATGAAGGTATGTGAGATAATGCTACATGTACCTATCTCTATGTGTATACTGACATGGAATCTGGTAcctgaaaacctgttatctagaaaattATGGTCCCATAGATTTCGATtagtcaaataattaacatttataaaaataacttgctttttctccataataCTAAATCAGTAGTCCATccctgatcctaactaagatatcattaatcattattggaggcgaaacaattgtattgggtttaataaatgataaaatgtttttgtagtaGTATGGAaagtcaaattacagaaagactattAATCTGggaaacccaaggtcctgagcattctggatatcaggtcctatacctgtaaatacaTGCAGCCTAATAAAAGTGGCTATCCAATAAAACTGGGTGTGAAGTAAGcacaataaatattaaacattataaGCGGATAGAgtttacaatttaattttatatggAACAGATTAAACCAGTAATTCTTAACCTGCCTTTCGTCCAACTACCCATACTGCTGCAAGTATACTCTGTTGCATACCATGTTGATGAGTCTTCATTAAACACCtaacatactatatataaaaAGTTCAGAACTATATATTGGCTCCAGGACAAATATGCAGGCTAATGACTTCTTCTGTATCATTATAGTTTAAAAGAGGCAACATGCAAGATGGTCAAAAAAGGTGtttaacattttattgtattgcaGTGTACAGTTTGACTAGGATATTAATTACTAATAGTGGCCACAGGAACAACTTAGATGCTTCTAAATAGGGTAGAAGAAGGTTAGATTAGCAAGGAGAAAGCAGCCAGGGATTTCTTTGGTCAGCTGGATGACAACTGGAAGCAATCCAGaagcctgagagagagagagagagagagagagagagagagagagagagagagagagagagggcctcaCTAAATACAACTTTGTAAGGCCAAATAGTGCAGGGAATATAGAAATCTTGGTGTGCTTAAAGgcacaataacaccaaaaaataaaagtgttttaaaggaatgacaatacaatgcactgttgccctttactactaaaactggtgtgtttgcttcaaaaagactactatagtttatatagacaagctgctgtgtagccataggggcagccattcgagcataggatacacagtagataacagataagttctgaagaatcccattgtatactacagagattatctgttatatgttgtgtatcctgtgccttttctcctttttcagctttgaatggctgccccatggctacaccacagtttgtttatataaactattatagagtttctgaagcaaattcaccaattttaccagtgcagcatgactgtacattatattttaattactttaaaagactttcattttttggtgtcaccTTTAATACAAGAAGCCCTAGCAAGGTGTGCAAAGAACCACAACCGAAGTACCTGACAAGGCAGTTACCAGAGAGTGAAGTCACATTGAGTGAGCAAACTAGAGGCTGAAAGTAAGAATAGAAAGGTACATCAGGAGAAGTCTGCATAATGTTTTGGATTACCTGACAACTGTCAGCTTTTGGATGACTTCTTGTTACATCTGGCAAGGTAAACTTTGAGTGTGGGCTCTTCCCAATATGTGCCTTCAAATACGTGAGCTCTAACCTTGCCCAGTTCAAAGTTGGTTACATACAGATAACTGGAGCAGGAAAAGTAATTACCATGGATAAATATGTTTCATATAAACActtgaaatatattttgtgtaaCCTGGTTCATTTATGTAATTTTCCTTTCAGTGACCAATTTAATTGAAGAATTTAATATACCCAAGAGTTCAGGTGTGAAGACCATTTCAGGATCAAAGTCTCATATTACTGCATATCAGCTGGGGGGACGATTGCAAATTAAGAGACTGGCAAGGTGATTTCAATTTATCTGAAAGTTATGCCACTTTGAGAATGAATAAGTATAGATTTTAGGAAGATGttaattaaaagggtggttcattctaagaaacttttcaattgcccttcatttttttcatttttttatagtttgtgaattatttgtcttcttcttctgactttttctaactttcaaattagggtcattgatcccatctaaaaaaaaatgctctgtaaggctacaaatgtattgctattgctactttttattactcatctttctcttcaagctctctcctattcattttccattttcccaTTCAAatcgtgcatggttgctagggtaatttggaccctagcaaacagattgctgaacttgcaaactggagagctgctgaataaaaagccaaataactcgcaaaccacaaataataaaaaatgaaaatcaattgcatattgtctcagaatatcactctgtacaccatactaaaagttaattcaaagatatacaacccctttaagtttcttACATTAacaattattagggatgcaccgaatccaggattcggttcggtattcggccaggactcggccattttcagcaggattcagattcagccgaatccttgagcctggccgaaccgaatccgaatccttaaaatcatgtgacttttcgtcacaaaccatggaagtaaaaatatttttttagccgCGCACTTTGTGCAGCACACTATTTCTCCCTCCCCcttgctgatttgcatatgcaaattagggttcggattcggttcggtattaggccgaatctttcacaaaggattcgggggttcggccgaatccaaaaaagtagattcggtgcatccctaacaattaTTGATACATTCTAGCTTAAATAATAGATTTTACATTTGACCTATGTTCGTCTAGTACCATCTATGCTAGAGCTTGTTTGTATATATCTAAAAATAACTATGTTAGGCTTATTACTACAGAGTAATCTGCCTATTATATGGAACCTAAGAGCAGATAAGTCTCCTAAAGGGGAATCgaattaaaaatcacaagcaatgtttaaaatgccatttttgcaaatgtttagcactgcttgcaATGTGAAATCATTCACtgggaatattacattgctaagcaaaggtttagtaTTAACACCTGCTCTTGAATTCCCATAAATATTtacgattgcaaaattttattacatacactgcgaatgttcacaAAGTCATTTGGCTACAAACTTTGAGGCGAAGTCtttgaggtctgtaattggtgAAAAAGGgcacaaacatggtcactaacattcACAATAGTCATTGTGAATGTTTTTTGTTACATAATATTGtacatgttctgttttttttttttcacttgaaaagtTGTCTTCCAAATTTTAATTGGCAGGTTACTCTTTCCCACTGGATTGCCACTGGAATTCTCCCTTGTTTCAACCTTCAGAATGAGGGATCGAACGCAGGATGAAGTATGGAACCTATGGGATATGCAGGCTAGGAATGGGGTTGAACAGTTCAGACTACGACTTTATGGAGAATTAAATTCAGTAGATGTATATAATGTAGCAGCTTCCGGTAGGGAAAAAGTAACTACATTTAGGAACGTGGAGACTTTGTTTGATGGGAAATGGCACAAACTTTCTCTGAGTGTCAGAAGAGATCAGCTTACATTGCTTGTGGACTGCCAACAAATTGGCACCTCTTCAGTCAATATATATGGCACAGCAAGGGTGGATGGATTCAGTACTTTGGGAAGGAGGATAAAGGATGATACCACAGCTAATGTGAGTATAAAGAGACATTTAGTGCTTGTGGGTATTATCAGCATTTGCTTCTTTCATTTCTGATTACCATCTTCTGCTTTTAATTGCAGATTGACATACAAcaatttgagttgtttgcagatGCAGGAAGATCTGTTGAAGAGACTTGTTGCGATATTCCAGGAGTGGTGAGTTCAACATAATCCTCATTTCCAGCAATATGAATGGTAGTAGCTTGTTTGTTGAACAATGTTTTACAACAGGATTACTATAGCTAAGTAATAAAAATGGCTGCCTTTATGATGGTAAGGAGTGGAGGAACACAGTACAGAAGATGTGAGGAATGCAACAATATGGGAAAACTTGGTGAAAATTGAGGGCGAGTAATGATGGTAGTGAGGTAGAGGGTGTTTAGAAAATGTGGGCAGAAGATTAAGTTTAACAGTGGTGGTATGCCTTAAAGAGGGGAGAGAAAAAGCAAGATTCAAGGTATAAATATAAACCAACTACAACTTCCAAATCCAGACCGAACCACACCATAGCACATAAGATTATATAAAAAAGGCAATCTTTATTACACATTATATAAATGAAAGGGTGCAatgagagttaaaaaaaacattttgccattaCAATCGTGGACTGGGTATAAGTTAGTATCACTCTTTTGAATTTAACCATTTCACAGTCTGGCTTTGGCGAGGGTGATCCTATTATAACCATTGTATCCACTGAGGTGTCCGGACACCTGGGGTTGCATAAGAGGATTTTTCCTCCATTTGCACCCTTTTATCTACATATGCTTAAAATCTTTTTGGGCACAGTCTGCAGCTGACAGACGCTGGTGATATTTGGGCTACATGTCTGTTACTATTTTACTAATTTAATACCTAAGATACTGATAGTATACCTTAGATAATTGTTTGCTCTATTTGTTTGGCTATATAATGTGTAATAAAGATTGCCTTTTTTATATAACCTTACATCCTATGGTGTGGTTCTGTCTTGAAGAGGATATTGGGAGTTGTAGCTGGCGCTTTTGCCTAGGGGCGCCGCCCAGCGAATCCAGCGCTGTCCCTGAATTTATAGACTtgtgcctgccccgcccctttcatgacatcactgCCTACTAATAGAGGGGACAGAGCCTGCCAGGCCGGGTTCGggttggtagagggtgggttagGGTAAGGGTCAGGTGTAGGTCGAAATTTGTCACGCACATCACTATTGGGAGGTGCATAGCCAAATAAACCTATAGTCAAAAAACCTGCTGACAATAGACAAAATTAAATAGGTAGTTATAAAATCAACTCAATaaatttttaatttcttgtttttttgcagaatgaTGATAGGGTGAGTAGGACAAAAACTTAAAgtataaaatgaatatggtatg is a window from the Xenopus laevis strain J_2021 chromosome 6L, Xenopus_laevis_v10.1, whole genome shotgun sequence genome containing:
- the LOC121394868 gene encoding collagen alpha-1(IX) chain-like, which encodes MSRSSLKGSQGLREIATWLLVSSLFAVQFISIYGQEESEEYSGYNEFQEEIYSEENNFDGDSRYNGYESGDDDLATATDVPSYSGYDPDPQLVTEESRPYPSPTESFFAARDVTTITTRLPYPRPTTPSENQDIIQAPDISYSDEVTNLIEEFNIPKSSGVKTISGSKSHITAYQLGGRLQIKRLARLLFPTGLPLEFSLVSTFRMRDRTQDEVWNLWDMQARNGVEQFRLRLYGELNSVDVYNVAASGREKVTTFRNVETLFDGKWHKLSLSVRRDQLTLLVDCQQIGTSSVNIYGTARVDGFSTLGRRIKDDTTANIDIQQFELFADAGRSVEETCCDIPGVNDDRCADLGEAILPTSCNCLPGDPGFEGFPGAKGEKGNQGPEGYIGVYGRQGYRGAKGGQGSRGDTGLRASMK